GAGGATCTCGGTGCGCTGGAGCGATCGGATCTCCACCGCCACCTTCTCGAGAGAGGCGGCGATGATGGCGAGGGTGGCGCAGAACTCGGCGTGGCGGTCGCGCTGGACGATCTGGGTCGAGATAGGGTCGGGCTCGAGGCCGAGGAGCCGGCACACCTCCTCCTCGATATCCGGGTCCACGTGGGCGAAGGTGCCGATGGCCCCGGAGATCTTTCCCACCCGTACCGCGTCCTGGGCCCGCCGGAGTCGCTCGAGATTGCGGCCCGCCTCCGCGTACCACAGGGCAGGCTTGAGCCCGAAGACCATGGGCTCGGCGTGGACGCCGTGGCTCCGTCCGACGCACAGCGTGTGCTGGTGGCGGAGGGCGAGGGCGCGCAGGGCGCCGCGGAAGCGCTCGAGGTCCTCCACGAGGAGCTCGCAGGCCTGCTGGAGCTGCAGGGCCAGCGCGGTATCGAGGACATCGGACGAGGTCATTCCGATGTGGACATAGCGGGAATCGGCGCCGAGGGATTCCTCGAGATTGGTCAGGAAAGCGATGACATCGTGGCGCGTCCGGGCCTCGATCTCGTCGATACGGGCGGCGTCGATCCTCGCCCCCGCTTTGATCCGTCCCAGGGCGTCGGCGGGGATGATCCCGCGCTTCGCATAGACCTCGCAGACGGCCAGCTCGACCCTGAGCCATGCATCGTACTTCGCCTCCGGCGTCCAGATCCGGGACATCTCGGGACGGGAGTAGCGCGGAATCATGCTAGGCCGTCATTTCTCTGGGGAGATTTCGCCTGTCCACGGGACCGAGGGTGACCAGGGCCATCTGCTCCTCGTCGAGCACACGGTGGATCAGCGCCTCGACCTCTTCGGGTCGCACGCCGTCGATCTCCCCGAGCATGTCGTCTATCGAGTGGAAGGCGCCGAAGCGTAGCTCCTGCCGGGCCAGGCGGTTCATCCGGGAGGAGGACGATTCGAGGGAGAGCAGGAGGTTGCCCTTGAGATGGTCCTTGGCGCGGCGCAGCTCCTCGGCGGTGACGCCGTCCTTCTTCAACGCCCGCACTTCGCGGACGAAGGCCTTGAGGACCTTGCCGAAATTGGCCGGATCCGTGCCCGCGTAGAAGTAGAGGATCCCCGTGTCCCGGTACTGCTGGGTGCCCGAGTGGACGGAGTAGACCAGACCCTGACGCTCCCGCACCTCCTGGAAGAGGCGCGAGGACATGCTGCCGCCCACGATGTCATTGAGAAGATAGAGCGCGTAGCGCTGGGGATCCGTATCGGAAACTCCGGGAAAGCCCATGATCACCTGCACCTGCTCGAGAGGGCGGGAGTGCATGTCGATGCCCGGCTGGAGGCTGGGCGTCTCCACCGGGGGCGGCGGGGGAGTCGCGCGGGCGAAGGCCTCGAAGCGGCGCGCGAAGCAGTCCACCACCTGGTCGTGCTCCACATGGCCGGCCACGGCCACCACCACGCGGCCCGGCGTGTATTCCTCCTGGAAGTGGCTGACGATGGTCGCGCGATCGAACCCCTCCACGACCTCGCGACGCCCGAGGATGGGCCGCCCCAGGGGATGGCCGGGCCACACCCGCGCGGCAAAGAGGTCGTGGACCAGATCGTCCGGGGTGTCCTCGACCATCTTCATCTCCTGGAACACCACCGCCTTCTCGCGCTCGATGTCGTCCGCCGCAAAGCGGGACCGCAGCAGCACGTCGGCCAGGAGATCCGTGGCCAGCTCGAGGTGCTCGTCGAGCACGCTGACGTAGAAGCACGTGTGCTCCTTGGCCGTGAAGGCGTCCAGCTGGCCTCCCACGGAATCGATGGCGCGGGCGATGTCCTCGGCCGACCGATTCTCGGTGCCTTTGAACACGAGATGCTCGATCAGGTGGGAGATCCCGCCGCGCTCCACGGGCTCGACGCGGGAGCCCGTCTCCACCCAGATACCGACGGCAACCGAGCGGACGTGGGCGAGGGACTCGGTGACGACGCGGATCCCACCGGGCAGCACCGTCTTGCGGTACGTCTCCGGCCGGTCGAGCGAAGCCACGGTGTCCTCGCTAGAGCCAGCCAAGGCCGGATCGCCCCGGCATCACGCGCCGGCGGTGGTGGGTGCTATCTTCAGCTTCTCCTTGTCGGCGAGGGCGGGCTGGTCGCGCAGCGCCTGTTTGCGCGAGAGGCGCACCTTGCCGCTGGCGTCGATCTCGATCACCTTGACCAGCACCTCATCACCCTCGGTGAGCACGTCGCCCACCGCGCGAATGCGGGACTCGGCGATCTGGGAGATGTGGAGCAGCCCCTCCGTACCCTGCATGATCTCCACGAAGGCCCCAAACTCCTTGATGCTCTTCACCTTGCCGAGGTAGATGCGGTCCAGCTCCGCCTCGCGGCAGATGTCCTGGATGATGTCGATGGCCATCTGCGCCTTTTCGCTGGAGGACGAGAACACCGTCACCTTGCCGTCGTCCTCCACGTCGATCTTGGCGCCCGTCTTCTCCTGGATCCCGCGGATGACCTTGCCGCCGGGGCCGATGATCTCCCGAATCTTCTCCGGGCGGATGCGGATGGTGATGAATCTGGGCGCGTACTCCGACAGCGCGGTACGCGATGCCTTGATGGTCTCGGCCATCTTGCCCAGCACGTGCAAGCGGGCCTCGCGGGCCTGGGCGAGGGCCTGGCGCATGATGTCCACCGAGACGCCGCCGATCTTGATGTCCATCTGGAGCGCCGTGATTCCCTTGTCCGTGCCGGCGACCTTGAAGTCCATGTCGCCGTAGTGATCCTCGCTGCCCATGATATCGGTGAGGATCCCGACCTTGTCGCCTTCCTTGACGAGTCCCATGGCGATGCCGGCCACGGGGGCCTTCAGCGGGACGCCGGCATCCATGAGGGCCATGGAGGCGCCACACACCGTGGCCATCGACGACGACCCGTTGGACTCGAGGATCTCGGACACGATACGGATCGTGTACGGGAATGCCTCCTTGGTCGGCAGCACGGCCTCGACGGCGCGGTGGGCGAGGGCACCATGACCGACCTCACGCCGGCCCGGCGTGCCGAACCGCTTCACCTCGCCCGTGGAGAAGGACGGGAAGTTGTAGTGCAGCATGAAGTGGCGATACGAGTCGCCTTCGAAGGACTCGAGCTTCTGCTCGTCGTTCTTCGTGCCCAGGGTTGCCGCCACCAGGGCCTGGGTCTCGCCGCGGGTGAACAGCGCGGAGCCGTGGGCGCGAGGCAGATAGCCGACCTCCGACCAGATGGGGCGGACGTCCTTCACGCTCCGGCCGTCCACCCGAATGCCCTTGTCCACGATGAGGCGCCGTACCTCGACCTTCTCGACCTTCTCGAAGTACTCGCGCGCCTTCACTTTCGTCGCCGGCTCGTCAGGGACGTGGTCCACGCCCACGAGATGAGCCCATACGGCCTCGAAGGCGGCCACCATGGCCTCGGCCCGCGCCTGCTTTTGATGAATGGCAAGCGCCTCGGCCACCTTGGGAGTGGCCACCTGCTGGACCTTGGCTTGAAGCGTTGGATCGTGTCCGGCATTAGCGTCGAAGGCCCAGCGCGGCTTGGCCGCCTTGGCCATCAGGTCCTGCTGGATGCGCGCGAGCGCTTTGCACTGCTCGTGGCCGAAGGCCAGCGCCTCGAGCATCTGGTCCTCGCTGATCTCCCGGCCCCCGGACTCGACCATGAGCACCGCGTCCTCGGTGCCGGCGATGACGACCTCGAGCGGGGAGGCGGCCAGCTGCTTGTACGTCGGGTTCCCCACCAGCTCGCCATCGACCAACGCCACCCGCACGGCGCCCAGCGGACCCGCGAAGGGCAGGCCGGACAGGCAGAGCGCGGCGGAGGAGCCGATCATGGCCAGCACATCCGGGTCGTTCTCGTCGTCGGCGGAGATCACCAGGTTGATGATCTGGATCTCATTGCGGAAACTCTTCGGAAAGAGGGGGCGGACCGGTCGGTCGATGTTCCGGCACGTGAGCGTCTCCTTCTCGTCCGGCCGGCCCTCGCGCTTGAAGAAGCCGCCGGGAATCTTGCCACCGGCATAGGCTTTCTCGCGGTACTCCACGGTGAGAGGCAGGAAGTCGCGGTCGCGGCTCTCCATGGGCGCCTTGGTCGCGACCACGGTGGACAGCACGATGGTCCCGCCACAGCGCACGACGACGGCGCCGTCGGCCTGCTTGGCCACCTTGCCGGTCTCGATGGAGATGGCGCGGCCGTTGAGCTTGGTCTGTACGGTATGGCTCGTCATGAGATCAGTCGTCCTCCAGTAATCAGGGCTTGGTAGTAATCAGGGCTGGCAGTAGTCAGGGCTTGGCAGTAATCAGGGCTTGGGCAGCCGTCGAAGCGTGGGCGCGGCCATGAAGGTGGCGCCACGCGGTGCTCGGGCTGATTCAGGGGTGAGTGAACCG
The genomic region above belongs to Candidatus Methylomirabilota bacterium and contains:
- a CDS encoding pitrilysin family protein codes for the protein MASLDRPETYRKTVLPGGIRVVTESLAHVRSVAVGIWVETGSRVEPVERGGISHLIEHLVFKGTENRSAEDIARAIDSVGGQLDAFTAKEHTCFYVSVLDEHLELATDLLADVLLRSRFAADDIEREKAVVFQEMKMVEDTPDDLVHDLFAARVWPGHPLGRPILGRREVVEGFDRATIVSHFQEEYTPGRVVVAVAGHVEHDQVVDCFARRFEAFARATPPPPPVETPSLQPGIDMHSRPLEQVQVIMGFPGVSDTDPQRYALYLLNDIVGGSMSSRLFQEVRERQGLVYSVHSGTQQYRDTGILYFYAGTDPANFGKVLKAFVREVRALKKDGVTAEELRRAKDHLKGNLLLSLESSSSRMNRLARQELRFGAFHSIDDMLGEIDGVRPEEVEALIHRVLDEEQMALVTLGPVDRRNLPREMTA
- the pnp gene encoding polyribonucleotide nucleotidyltransferase, which encodes MTSHTVQTKLNGRAISIETGKVAKQADGAVVVRCGGTIVLSTVVATKAPMESRDRDFLPLTVEYREKAYAGGKIPGGFFKREGRPDEKETLTCRNIDRPVRPLFPKSFRNEIQIINLVISADDENDPDVLAMIGSSAALCLSGLPFAGPLGAVRVALVDGELVGNPTYKQLAASPLEVVIAGTEDAVLMVESGGREISEDQMLEALAFGHEQCKALARIQQDLMAKAAKPRWAFDANAGHDPTLQAKVQQVATPKVAEALAIHQKQARAEAMVAAFEAVWAHLVGVDHVPDEPATKVKAREYFEKVEKVEVRRLIVDKGIRVDGRSVKDVRPIWSEVGYLPRAHGSALFTRGETQALVAATLGTKNDEQKLESFEGDSYRHFMLHYNFPSFSTGEVKRFGTPGRREVGHGALAHRAVEAVLPTKEAFPYTIRIVSEILESNGSSSMATVCGASMALMDAGVPLKAPVAGIAMGLVKEGDKVGILTDIMGSEDHYGDMDFKVAGTDKGITALQMDIKIGGVSVDIMRQALAQAREARLHVLGKMAETIKASRTALSEYAPRFITIRIRPEKIREIIGPGGKVIRGIQEKTGAKIDVEDDGKVTVFSSSSEKAQMAIDIIQDICREAELDRIYLGKVKSIKEFGAFVEIMQGTEGLLHISQIAESRIRAVGDVLTEGDEVLVKVIEIDASGKVRLSRKQALRDQPALADKEKLKIAPTTAGA
- the purB gene encoding adenylosuccinate lyase, which gives rise to MIPRYSRPEMSRIWTPEAKYDAWLRVELAVCEVYAKRGIIPADALGRIKAGARIDAARIDEIEARTRHDVIAFLTNLEESLGADSRYVHIGMTSSDVLDTALALQLQQACELLVEDLERFRGALRALALRHQHTLCVGRSHGVHAEPMVFGLKPALWYAEAGRNLERLRRAQDAVRVGKISGAIGTFAHVDPDIEEEVCRLLGLEPDPISTQIVQRDRHAEFCATLAIIAASLEKVAVEIRSLQRTEILEAEEPFSEGQKGSSSMPHKRNPVGTENVSGLARLVRTNALAALENVALWHERDISHSSVERVILPDSTILLDYMLHRMTGIIEGLQVYPERMKENMERSYGLMYSQRVLLRLAETGLPRQQAYEMVQRNAMRAWQERKPFRALLAGDPEVTARLTPADLDGCFDPAWYLRNVDAIYKRVGLR